From the Paenibacillus sp. FSL H8-0548 genome, one window contains:
- a CDS encoding pitrilysin family protein, translated as MKGANRVTQFERGQLHRVRLHVLPTKRFKTFAISLFAGLTLDEATVTPVALIPFVLRRGTAKLPETIEFREKLDDLYGAGFGFDVYKRGDSQIVQFRMDVINDEFVSSNTSLLAESLQFLGEVLTDPLINNNAFQNKYVEAEKTTLKKRLEAIVNDKIRYAAERCLEEMCADEPYRLHPLGKLADIDAITPSSLYEHYKQWLDDAALDLYVVGDTSLAEVTELVTKAFQIKDGAPSAYAATDVHHPVKEVKRITEQMDISQGKLNLGLRTGIGYDDDAYPAALMYNGILGGYPHSKLFLNVREKESLAYYAASRLDGHKGLCTIQSGIEFANYERALTIIEEQLENMRQGQLTELELDQTKAMISNHLRELQDSAYEMIAYDFNSVLTGNERSAQQLLEQVQAVTAEDIVKVAKGVQLDTVYFLRDREEV; from the coding sequence ATGAAAGGAGCAAACCGAGTGACCCAATTCGAAAGAGGACAGCTGCATCGGGTACGGCTGCATGTGCTGCCTACCAAACGATTCAAAACGTTTGCTATTTCCTTATTTGCTGGACTAACACTAGATGAAGCGACGGTAACACCGGTAGCGCTTATTCCGTTCGTTCTAAGAAGAGGCACAGCGAAACTGCCAGAAACGATTGAATTCCGCGAGAAGCTAGATGATCTATATGGAGCAGGCTTTGGCTTTGATGTGTATAAAAGAGGGGATTCTCAAATTGTTCAGTTCAGAATGGATGTTATAAACGATGAATTTGTTTCATCGAACACATCGCTTTTAGCTGAATCGCTGCAATTTTTAGGAGAAGTGCTAACTGACCCGCTTATCAATAATAATGCTTTTCAAAATAAATATGTAGAAGCAGAAAAAACGACGTTGAAGAAACGGCTCGAAGCCATCGTGAACGATAAGATCAGGTATGCTGCTGAACGCTGCTTGGAGGAAATGTGTGCAGATGAGCCTTATCGCTTGCATCCACTGGGCAAACTGGCAGATATTGATGCCATTACTCCTTCATCTTTGTATGAGCATTACAAGCAGTGGCTGGATGATGCTGCTCTTGATTTATATGTGGTAGGAGACACATCTTTAGCTGAGGTTACGGAGCTGGTAACGAAAGCTTTTCAAATCAAAGACGGAGCTCCATCGGCATACGCTGCTACTGACGTTCATCATCCGGTCAAGGAAGTGAAACGGATTACCGAGCAGATGGACATTAGCCAAGGTAAGCTTAATTTAGGGCTTCGCACCGGAATTGGCTATGATGATGATGCGTATCCTGCGGCTTTGATGTATAACGGCATTCTAGGCGGATACCCGCATTCCAAGCTATTTCTAAATGTACGGGAGAAAGAAAGCTTAGCTTATTACGCTGCATCCCGTCTTGACGGCCATAAAGGGCTTTGCACCATTCAATCAGGAATTGAGTTCGCCAACTACGAGCGTGCACTTACGATTATCGAGGAGCAGCTTGAAAACATGCGTCAAGGACAGCTGACAGAGCTCGAGCTTGATCAGACGAAAGCGATGATTTCCAATCATCTTCGTGAGCTTCAAGACTCTGCCTATGAGATGATCGCCTACGATTTCAATAGTGTGCTGACAGGAAACGAGCGAAGCGCTCAGCAGCTGCTGGAGCAGGTTCAGGCCGTAACCGCAGAGGACATTGTTAAAGTTGCAAAAGGCGTACAGCTCGATACGGTCTACTTTTTGCGCGATCGAGAGGAGGTATAA
- a CDS encoding RodZ domain-containing protein encodes MSDLGELLRKARNEHGLTLDDIQETTKIRKRYLEAIESGDHTVLPGAFYVRAFVKNYSEAVGLDPDEVLRLYQHEIPAGPVEQIVEPSVVRAPRRVKSQSSEWLGKIGFNVMMWSFLILIVVVIWMFVINKDDGEREQLDNSTNITEASEAPVPTTENNGSDTPSDTPTATPTPTQAPTTVAFGSKVGKIDQYDIGPAGVNHKVQVKVSGGRSWLEVRANSNTGEKLYSANAEDGVVETYDLTGTIYINVGRADLTEITVNGVLVPDGDRAGSKKLLLYPVVDETSETEETPDSTVETGTSKTE; translated from the coding sequence ATGTCTGATTTAGGTGAATTGCTTCGCAAAGCTAGAAATGAGCATGGATTGACGCTAGATGATATTCAAGAGACTACAAAAATTAGAAAACGCTATTTAGAAGCAATTGAAAGTGGCGATCATACGGTTTTGCCAGGTGCTTTTTATGTGCGGGCATTTGTGAAAAATTACTCAGAGGCTGTTGGGCTCGATCCGGATGAAGTTCTTCGATTGTATCAGCATGAGATTCCTGCTGGACCGGTAGAGCAAATTGTAGAGCCTAGTGTCGTTAGAGCGCCGCGTCGGGTTAAATCCCAATCATCAGAGTGGCTTGGCAAAATTGGCTTCAATGTCATGATGTGGTCCTTTCTTATTTTGATCGTAGTCGTCATATGGATGTTTGTTATTAATAAGGACGATGGCGAGCGTGAGCAGCTGGACAATAGTACCAATATAACTGAGGCTTCCGAGGCTCCTGTACCGACGACTGAAAATAATGGCTCCGATACGCCAAGCGACACACCGACAGCTACGCCAACGCCAACACAAGCGCCGACGACTGTAGCATTTGGCAGCAAGGTTGGAAAGATTGATCAATATGATATTGGTCCCGCGGGTGTAAATCATAAGGTTCAAGTGAAGGTGTCCGGGGGGAGAAGCTGGCTGGAGGTTCGTGCGAACAGCAATACTGGCGAGAAGCTTTATTCTGCCAATGCGGAGGATGGCGTAGTAGAAACCTATGATCTTACAGGAACTATTTATATTAATGTAGGCAGAGCAGACCTTACGGAAATTACAGTGAATGGTGTATTAGTGCCAGATGGCGACCGTGCCGGCTCCAAGAAGCTGCTGCTGTATCCTGTTGTTGATGAAACTTCTGAAACAGAGGAAACTCCGGATTCAACTGTCGAAACCGGCACTTCGAAAACAGAATAA
- a CDS encoding YajQ family cyclic di-GMP-binding protein: protein MASENAFDIVSKVDMSELVNAIKQAEREIETRFDFKGSKSSIALEKEELVVASEDDYKLKSVLDILLSKMVKRGVPIKNLDYGKIEGASSNTVRQRIKLRQGIEQDVSKKINILIRDSKLKVKSLIQGDQIRVSGKSLDDLQAVMKLLKEADLPVELQFTNYRS, encoded by the coding sequence ATGGCTTCAGAAAATGCATTTGATATTGTATCCAAGGTGGATATGTCGGAATTAGTTAATGCGATTAAGCAAGCGGAGCGTGAGATTGAAACTCGCTTTGATTTTAAAGGCAGCAAAAGCTCTATTGCACTCGAGAAGGAAGAGCTTGTTGTGGCTTCCGAGGATGATTATAAGTTAAAAAGCGTACTAGATATTTTATTATCCAAAATGGTAAAACGAGGCGTTCCCATCAAAAATCTGGATTATGGCAAAATAGAAGGGGCTTCAAGCAACACGGTACGTCAGCGCATTAAGCTCAGACAAGGCATCGAGCAGGATGTTTCGAAAAAAATTAATATTTTGATTCGCGACTCGAAGCTTAAGGTGAAGAGCTTGATCCAAGGCGATCAAATCCGAGTTTCTGGAAAGAGCCTAGATGATTTGCAAGCGGTGATGAAGCTTCTTAAGGAAGCTGATTTGCCTGTGGAGCTTCAATTTACTAATTATCGCTCATAA
- a CDS encoding YlzJ-like family protein, translating to MTIYTNMPLEAVFEGINEEMGQYQEVWSNGVRMQVTPVAPGMGKIVRLIDCSLDDYLDPNLMPGMIIHYN from the coding sequence ATGACGATTTATACGAATATGCCGCTTGAGGCTGTGTTTGAGGGGATAAATGAGGAAATGGGTCAGTATCAAGAGGTTTGGTCTAATGGTGTCAGGATGCAGGTTACGCCTGTTGCACCTGGAATGGGAAAGATCGTTCGTTTAATTGATTGCAGCTTGGATGATTATCTTGATCCAAATTTGATGCCGGGTATGATCATTCACTATAATTAA
- a CDS encoding DUF3388 domain-containing protein codes for MEKKQWYMEYKIHKNRPGLLGDIASLLGMLEVNIMTINGVEDRTRGMLLQTDDDEKIELLGKMLQKVDNITVNKLRTPTIVDILAVRHGRYIERDSDDRKTFRFTRDELGILVDFLGEVFKRDGNQVIGLRGMPRVGKTESIIAGSVCSNKRWTFVSSTLLRQTVRSQLSEDEMQPNNIFIIDGIVSTIRSNEKHYGLLQEIMALPSTKVIEHPDIFIKESNYDYSHFDIIVELRNTPDEEISYEKFTTNYTDDF; via the coding sequence GTGGAGAAGAAACAGTGGTATATGGAATACAAAATACATAAAAACCGACCAGGTTTGCTTGGCGATATCGCATCATTGCTAGGTATGCTGGAAGTTAACATTATGACGATCAATGGTGTTGAGGATAGGACCAGGGGAATGCTTCTTCAGACGGATGATGATGAGAAAATTGAATTGCTTGGCAAAATGCTTCAAAAAGTTGATAATATTACTGTAAACAAGCTTAGAACGCCAACGATAGTAGATATATTAGCGGTTCGTCATGGACGCTATATTGAACGTGATTCTGATGATCGCAAAACGTTTCGTTTTACGAGGGACGAGCTTGGGATTCTAGTTGATTTTTTGGGTGAAGTGTTTAAACGTGACGGTAATCAGGTTATAGGACTTAGAGGGATGCCGCGCGTTGGGAAAACCGAATCCATTATTGCCGGCAGTGTTTGCTCCAATAAGCGCTGGACCTTTGTTTCCTCGACGCTGCTGCGACAGACGGTAAGAAGCCAGCTTTCAGAGGATGAAATGCAGCCAAACAATATTTTTATTATCGATGGTATCGTAAGCACTATTCGTTCAAATGAGAAGCATTATGGGCTGCTGCAAGAAATTATGGCGCTGCCGTCAACGAAGGTTATTGAGCATCCAGATATTTTTATTAAAGAATCCAACTACGATTACAGCCATTTTGACATTATTGTTGAACTTCGTAATACGCCAGATGAGGAAATATCCTATGAGAAATTTACAACGAATTACACAGACGATTTCTAA
- the sleB gene encoding spore cortex-lytic enzyme, with protein sequence MRNRLILLTTIIVLLLFGSFSLLRGENNEAKETFSSAILTVGTSGQDVYELQGRLKHLGYFKGTVDGKFGTETKNAVTWFQWKFGLKSDGVVGAKTKLKLWEATKAWKPTADTSGGASSGAGNKETGSSTGNKTDIAKSNRLGLTENDLKMMANAVYGEARGEPYEGQVAVAAVIINRLKSQSFPNTIYGVIFQPGAFTAVADGQIWLTPNAKAREAVEDAINGMDPSGGCLYYFNPETATSKWIWTRTQIKTIGKHIFCM encoded by the coding sequence ATGAGAAATCGTTTAATACTACTGACCACGATTATCGTGCTGCTGCTGTTCGGGTCCTTTTCATTGCTTCGCGGTGAAAATAACGAAGCTAAGGAAACGTTCAGCAGCGCTATTTTAACGGTAGGAACCTCTGGTCAGGATGTCTATGAATTACAAGGACGTCTGAAGCACCTTGGCTATTTCAAGGGGACAGTTGATGGCAAGTTTGGAACAGAAACGAAAAATGCAGTAACATGGTTCCAATGGAAGTTTGGACTGAAGTCGGATGGCGTAGTAGGCGCTAAAACGAAGCTAAAGCTGTGGGAAGCTACAAAAGCTTGGAAGCCCACAGCGGATACCTCGGGTGGCGCAAGCTCAGGAGCAGGCAACAAAGAAACAGGAAGCTCCACTGGAAACAAAACGGACATTGCGAAGTCTAACCGGCTTGGCCTGACGGAAAATGATTTGAAAATGATGGCCAATGCCGTTTACGGTGAAGCGCGCGGCGAACCGTACGAAGGGCAAGTTGCTGTGGCAGCGGTCATTATTAACCGATTGAAATCACAAAGCTTTCCGAATACGATCTATGGTGTCATTTTCCAGCCGGGTGCCTTCACAGCAGTTGCTGATGGACAAATTTGGCTAACGCCAAACGCGAAGGCAAGAGAGGCAGTAGAGGATGCCATTAACGGCATGGACCCTTCCGGCGGTTGTCTTTACTATTTCAATCCGGAAACAGCAACCTCAAAGTGGATTTGGACACGGACGCAAATTAAGACGATTGGCAAGCATATATTCTGTATGTAA
- the pgsA gene encoding CDP-diacylglycerol--glycerol-3-phosphate 3-phosphatidyltransferase: protein MNLANRITLVRIFLVPIIMFFLLIKVNLGSFSISDFSITYNQIAAALIFIVAASTDGLDGYIARKNKIVTNLGKLLDPLADKLLVAAVLISLVEMDKLNALIAIVIISREFAVTGLRQIALLEGSVMAASTWGKWKTAIQITMIIALLINNFPFNFIDFPFDVIASWVAAAITVYSGVDYFLKNKHLIPVE, encoded by the coding sequence GTGAATCTTGCAAATCGCATTACGTTAGTTAGAATATTTTTGGTGCCGATTATTATGTTTTTCCTGCTAATTAAAGTAAATTTGGGGTCGTTCAGCATCTCAGACTTCTCCATTACATACAATCAAATCGCAGCGGCACTCATTTTTATTGTGGCAGCAAGCACAGATGGATTAGACGGCTACATCGCACGCAAGAACAAAATCGTCACTAACCTTGGCAAGCTGCTTGATCCTTTAGCGGATAAGCTTCTTGTTGCAGCTGTGCTTATTTCACTAGTGGAAATGGACAAGCTGAATGCTCTAATTGCAATCGTGATTATCAGTCGTGAATTCGCGGTCACTGGTCTACGCCAGATTGCTCTGTTGGAAGGCTCCGTTATGGCTGCGAGCACTTGGGGCAAATGGAAGACAGCGATCCAAATTACGATGATCATTGCGCTTTTAATCAACAATTTCCCATTCAATTTTATTGATTTTCCATTTGATGTCATTGCCAGCTGGGTAGCCGCCGCTATTACGGTATACTCAGGTGTTGATTATTTCTTAAAGAACAAGCATTTGATACCTGTTGAATAA
- a CDS encoding DUF3243 domain-containing protein codes for MSTVLTNFATWKQFLAERVSQAKKIGMTEETIASLAFEIGTFLDEKVDPKNEEERVLKQLWDAGDEAERKTLACLMVKLVQQS; via the coding sequence ATGTCAACTGTCCTTACTAATTTTGCAACATGGAAGCAATTCTTGGCGGAGCGTGTTTCGCAAGCGAAGAAGATCGGAATGACGGAAGAAACGATAGCCTCCTTAGCTTTCGAAATCGGAACTTTTCTCGATGAAAAGGTCGATCCGAAAAATGAGGAAGAGCGCGTGTTGAAGCAGCTATGGGATGCTGGCGACGAAGCCGAGCGCAAAACGCTCGCGTGCTTGATGGTTAAGCTCGTCCAACAATCCTAG
- the fabG gene encoding 3-oxoacyl-ACP reductase FabG, with product MKTLQQMTVLITGGGRGIGAAIAKRFAAEGVNIVIHYLHSHETANETARTCMALGANVLTISADLRSKEQLERMREKLESHHMLPDILVNNGGISHYGMLMDVTEEEWDNVMAVNLKGMFLCSQLFMPNMIAQRYGRIINVSSIWGMSGASCEVLYSTTKGGMNAFTKALAKELAPTGVTVNAVAPGAVETEMMDGFNAEEKAAIQQEIPIGRFGSTDEIASLVYFLALPESSYITGQIISPNGGWHT from the coding sequence ATGAAAACTTTGCAGCAAATGACGGTATTGATTACGGGGGGAGGCCGCGGCATCGGAGCAGCAATTGCAAAACGATTCGCGGCTGAAGGAGTCAATATTGTCATTCATTATTTGCACTCCCATGAGACGGCTAATGAGACAGCGCGTACTTGCATGGCTCTAGGAGCTAACGTACTAACCATATCTGCAGATTTACGCTCGAAGGAGCAGCTGGAGCGTATGCGGGAGAAGCTGGAGAGTCATCATATGCTTCCAGATATTCTCGTTAACAATGGTGGGATTTCGCATTATGGAATGCTAATGGATGTGACGGAGGAAGAATGGGATAATGTGATGGCCGTCAATTTAAAGGGAATGTTTTTGTGTTCTCAGCTCTTTATGCCAAATATGATTGCACAGCGCTATGGGCGAATTATAAACGTTTCTTCCATTTGGGGAATGTCGGGAGCCTCCTGCGAGGTGCTGTATTCTACGACGAAAGGCGGCATGAACGCCTTTACGAAGGCGCTGGCTAAGGAGCTGGCGCCAACAGGCGTTACTGTAAATGCTGTTGCCCCAGGTGCGGTAGAGACGGAGATGATGGATGGCTTCAATGCGGAGGAGAAGGCTGCTATTCAGCAGGAAATTCCAATTGGACGCTTTGGCTCCACGGATGAGATTGCTTCACTTGTTTATTTTTTAGCACTGCCTGAGTCATCCTACATAACTGGACAGATTATTAGTCCCAATGGCGGGTGGCATACTTAG
- a CDS encoding pitrilysin family protein — MEKLSYPNVQETLYREVLDNGLEVIVLPKEGFNKTYATFSTKYGSVDNHFAVGNQPPVKVPDGIAHFLEHKMFEEPTGDIFATFASQGASANAFTSFDRTVYLFSATEQINANLKTLINFVQNPYFTDANVEKEKGIIEQEINMYRDNPDWRVYFGLIDALYHEHPVHIDIAGTVESIRQIDKETLYRCYETFYHPSNMLLFVVGGVNAEEVFELVRENQNSKSFEPQGQIERFFEKEPEAVKIARKVTELSVSLPKCMLGFKEKKTGLTGAALLQQEVTTKLMLEALIGPSSKLYQELYAKDLISDSFGHEYNSSTGYAFSVIGGDTPSPDELIKEIQSSVEAALISGIEPSAFERSKRKKIGGYLRMLNSPEAIASEFTRYRFRDSNMFEVLNCYENCTLDEVNARLREHFDFEQLAVSIVQHPSK; from the coding sequence ATGGAAAAGCTTAGCTATCCAAATGTTCAGGAGACCTTGTATCGAGAAGTGCTGGATAATGGACTAGAGGTTATCGTGCTTCCGAAGGAAGGCTTTAATAAAACCTACGCTACATTTTCGACCAAGTACGGGTCGGTTGATAATCATTTTGCAGTCGGCAATCAGCCTCCTGTTAAGGTGCCTGACGGCATTGCTCATTTTTTGGAGCATAAAATGTTCGAGGAGCCTACAGGTGATATTTTTGCAACCTTTGCATCTCAAGGCGCTTCAGCCAATGCGTTCACTAGCTTTGATCGAACCGTTTATTTATTTTCTGCTACGGAGCAGATAAACGCTAACTTGAAGACCTTGATCAATTTTGTGCAAAACCCTTATTTTACGGATGCAAATGTTGAAAAAGAAAAAGGGATTATTGAGCAAGAAATTAATATGTATCGTGACAATCCGGACTGGAGAGTTTATTTTGGCTTGATTGACGCGCTTTACCACGAGCATCCGGTACATATTGATATTGCGGGAACAGTGGAGTCAATTAGACAAATTGACAAGGAAACCTTGTATCGTTGTTATGAAACATTCTATCATCCGTCAAATATGCTGCTGTTTGTTGTGGGCGGGGTAAATGCGGAGGAAGTGTTCGAACTTGTACGAGAGAACCAAAACAGCAAATCATTTGAACCGCAAGGTCAAATTGAACGTTTCTTTGAGAAAGAGCCGGAAGCGGTTAAAATTGCTCGCAAGGTAACAGAGCTGTCCGTATCCTTGCCTAAGTGCATGCTTGGCTTTAAAGAAAAGAAGACAGGTTTGACGGGGGCTGCGCTCCTTCAGCAGGAAGTAACGACGAAGCTTATGCTGGAGGCTCTGATTGGTCCGAGCTCGAAGCTTTATCAGGAGCTGTATGCGAAGGATCTGATTTCGGATTCCTTCGGTCATGAATACAATTCAAGCACTGGCTATGCGTTCTCGGTTATCGGCGGAGACACGCCAAGCCCTGATGAGCTGATTAAAGAAATACAATCATCGGTAGAGGCTGCGTTGATTAGCGGAATTGAGCCGAGTGCATTCGAGAGATCCAAGCGAAAAAAAATCGGCGGATATTTGCGTATGCTGAACTCCCCAGAAGCGATTGCCAGTGAATTTACGAGATATCGGTTCCGTGACAGCAATATGTTTGAAGTTCTTAATTGTTATGAGAACTGCACGCTTGATGAGGTTAATGCGCGGCTGCGTGAGCATTTTGATTTCGAACAGCTTGCCGTATCCATTGTGCAGCATCCGTCTAAATGA
- a CDS encoding DNA translocase FtsK produces MAKKKRRKKSIGTNLKYEVYGILLITISIIALSGEAAVGRSLSKLFGLVLGKFYFVLAIVGIIVGLSVMVKRAWPRGWTNRRTGLLILVLAFTLMSSISEIEQKLLPTVDLTGTEIFRQLSSDLQLSLISVPIDRDLPIRDKEISGGYIGAIQYSLFFSLFGYYGAKLIMFVMFAISIMLMTGKSYVELGRLVRTRATNMFKLLGAKWEKRAAQRTAAAAFANTGQTDLDDDDTMDDEEDHDGYVVAPPKKRRSLFFSWRQENQTEQQSKSDDDQDEWVFEPNIAGTPNSIKPAWQSDIEPPWEKLGEELHTDIIDSQYISDNEVPWEEAEPGLIIDQEQLQRQGEEAWEASSYSANDSDTSLVQDVPMEDEQELEAQDPIELLDVAIEESEALATEENSVQAIPRRPIAEVEENTTKPYLLPPFSLLTKPSLMSKNADASDMYDSRRKLEATLESFGVKAKVLDVVRGPAVTRYEVQPATGVKVSRIVGLTDDIALALAAKDIRMEAPIPGKSAIGIEVPNMEVSIVTMREVMETATFQNAASKLSIAFGRDISGQTIVGNLAKMPHLLVAGATGSGKSVCINGIITSILYKATPDEVKFLMIDPKMVELNVYNGIPHLLAPVVTNPKRASLALKKIVVEMESRYELFSKSATRNIEGYNTLMADNPAAVLPYIVVIVDELADLMMVAANDVEDSIARLAQMARAAGIHLIIATQRPSVDVITGVIKANIPSRIAFGVSSQVDSRTILDMVGAEKLLGRGDMLFLPVGMSKPIRVQGAFLSDQEVETLVNYSRGQAEAEYKEDLVPEIEEESGDPKEAVDELYDQAVQIILEAKQASVSLLQRRMRIGYTRAARLIDQMEARSIVGPYEGSKPREVLITMDEFQAGRVSS; encoded by the coding sequence TTGGCCAAGAAAAAGAGACGAAAAAAATCAATTGGAACAAACTTAAAATACGAAGTATACGGAATTTTATTGATTACCATTTCGATTATAGCTTTATCCGGAGAAGCTGCTGTCGGGCGCTCGTTATCCAAGCTGTTTGGGCTTGTGCTCGGCAAGTTTTATTTTGTGCTTGCAATCGTTGGGATTATTGTTGGGCTTTCCGTAATGGTCAAGAGAGCTTGGCCTAGAGGGTGGACGAATCGACGAACGGGCCTGCTCATATTGGTGCTGGCATTTACATTGATGAGCTCTATCTCAGAGATCGAGCAAAAGCTGCTTCCAACTGTCGATTTAACGGGTACGGAGATCTTTAGACAGCTAAGCAGCGATTTGCAATTATCACTAATTAGTGTTCCGATTGATCGTGATTTACCTATCCGAGATAAGGAAATAAGCGGCGGATATATTGGAGCCATACAATATTCCTTATTTTTCTCTTTGTTTGGATATTATGGGGCAAAGCTTATTATGTTTGTCATGTTTGCGATTTCGATTATGCTGATGACGGGGAAATCGTATGTGGAATTAGGTAGGCTCGTAAGGACTAGAGCTACTAATATGTTTAAACTGCTTGGGGCGAAATGGGAGAAACGAGCGGCTCAGAGAACAGCAGCAGCTGCATTTGCTAATACGGGACAAACTGATTTGGACGACGATGATACGATGGATGACGAAGAGGATCATGATGGCTATGTGGTAGCTCCACCGAAGAAAAGAAGATCGCTGTTTTTCTCATGGAGACAAGAAAATCAAACCGAGCAGCAAAGCAAGTCAGATGATGATCAGGACGAATGGGTTTTTGAACCTAATATTGCTGGAACACCTAATAGCATCAAACCCGCATGGCAAAGCGATATAGAGCCGCCGTGGGAGAAGCTAGGGGAAGAGTTACATACAGATATTATTGATTCACAATATATTAGCGATAATGAAGTACCTTGGGAAGAGGCTGAGCCAGGCTTAATTATTGATCAAGAGCAGCTGCAGCGCCAAGGAGAGGAAGCTTGGGAGGCGTCGTCCTATTCGGCAAACGATAGTGACACCTCACTTGTACAAGACGTTCCAATGGAGGACGAGCAGGAGCTAGAAGCTCAAGATCCGATAGAATTGCTTGACGTCGCTATTGAAGAATCAGAAGCACTTGCGACCGAAGAGAACAGCGTTCAAGCCATTCCTAGGCGTCCTATTGCGGAGGTAGAGGAGAATACGACTAAGCCGTACTTGCTGCCGCCGTTTTCTCTGTTGACTAAACCCAGCTTAATGAGCAAAAATGCAGACGCTTCCGATATGTATGACTCGCGTAGAAAGCTTGAGGCTACGTTAGAGAGCTTTGGCGTTAAGGCTAAGGTGCTTGATGTTGTTCGGGGTCCTGCAGTTACCCGTTACGAGGTGCAGCCTGCTACAGGCGTGAAGGTGAGCCGTATCGTTGGTCTGACTGATGATATCGCTTTGGCATTGGCAGCTAAAGATATTCGGATGGAAGCGCCGATCCCAGGAAAATCAGCTATTGGGATAGAAGTGCCTAATATGGAAGTATCGATCGTTACGATGCGTGAGGTCATGGAAACTGCGACATTCCAAAACGCGGCATCTAAATTATCAATTGCATTTGGCAGAGATATTTCTGGTCAAACGATTGTCGGCAATTTAGCAAAAATGCCCCATTTGCTTGTGGCAGGTGCTACAGGCTCAGGAAAATCCGTGTGTATTAACGGTATCATAACGAGTATTTTGTATAAAGCAACGCCTGACGAAGTGAAATTTCTGATGATTGACCCTAAAATGGTTGAGCTGAACGTATATAACGGAATCCCGCATTTGCTCGCACCAGTCGTAACAAATCCTAAGCGGGCTTCGCTTGCTTTGAAGAAGATTGTTGTAGAGATGGAAAGCCGCTATGAGCTATTCTCCAAATCAGCGACACGAAACATAGAAGGCTACAACACATTAATGGCGGACAACCCGGCGGCAGTTCTGCCTTATATCGTTGTTATTGTAGATGAGCTTGCTGATTTGATGATGGTTGCTGCCAATGATGTTGAAGATTCAATCGCAAGGCTGGCCCAAATGGCGCGAGCTGCGGGAATACATCTTATTATTGCAACACAGCGTCCTTCAGTAGATGTAATTACAGGTGTAATTAAAGCAAATATTCCTTCCCGGATCGCCTTCGGCGTTTCCTCGCAGGTGGATTCGCGAACGATTCTTGATATGGTTGGTGCCGAGAAGCTGCTCGGACGCGGCGATATGCTGTTCCTGCCTGTAGGGATGTCTAAGCCGATACGGGTACAAGGTGCTTTTCTCTCCGATCAGGAGGTAGAAACGCTTGTAAATTACTCGCGAGGACAAGCAGAAGCGGAATATAAAGAGGATCTTGTGCCGGAGATTGAGGAAGAGTCCGGTGATCCCAAGGAAGCAGTGGATGAGCTGTATGATCAAGCTGTGCAAATCATTTTAGAAGCGAAGCAGGCTTCCGTATCCTTGCTGCAACGAAGAATGCGTATTGGCTACACTAGAGCTGCGCGACTAATAGATCAGATGGAAGCTCGCTCTATCGTTGGCCCTTATGAAGGCAGCAAGCCGCGCGAGGTTCTTATTACGATGGACGAGTTTCAAGCAGGGCGTGTAAGCTCTTAA